In Insulibacter thermoxylanivorax, the DNA window CGTGGATTGAAATCAGGCGGTCTTAATGACATCTGAGGTAAGAGCCTGCAGTCGCACTCCGCACGGAGTGCGTGGATTGAAATTCAGATGATAAAGAAAACCGTTATATATGGAAAACGTCGCACTCCGCACGGAGTGCGTGGATTGAAATTAAAAACCATGAATGATATCGTTAAACGCAATTTAGAGTCGCACTCCGCACGGAGTGCGTGGATTGAAATGCTGATCGGGTTGTCAAATGAAACCAGAACCAGGTCGCACTCCGCACGGAGTGCGTGGATTGAAATGGAAGAAACCAGCGTACAAACCAGTACAGGTACCGTCGCACTCCGCACGGAGTGCGTGGATTGAAATAAGCATGTTGTCAAGTGTGGTGTAAGTCGATCTAAGTCGCACTCCGCACGGAGTGCGTGGATTGAAATCGTGATAGATTGGCACTTGGTGAGATGACATGGCAGTGTCGCACTCCGCACGAAGTGCGTGGATTGAAATCGGCGACCGCCGCGCACAAATCCGCCGACGAACGGTCGCACTCCGTATGGAGAGCCCGCTTCGGTACACTCCATACGGCTCTAACTCACTTCTCATGCAACGTGAGAAACTTTAGCTTCTTATGTCGTCTTGTTTAGAATCGCATTTATATCAGAATCATTGTGCCAACGATTACAACACAACGAATTCATGGATATCAATTCGAAAACCAAGCTAAATCTTAAAACTCCCCAGAAAGGGGTGTTTTTGACATATTCGCGAAAATTCTAACTAGATATGATGACTTTTGTCGCCAATATGGTAAAATAAAACTAATTATCCATGAGCAAGAGGGGATGACGGTGGTCTATATTGCCCATGTTCGGGAGTACGACAAGGCAATCCAATCCGTGAGGGACCATCTGATTGGAGTATGCCATTTAGCTGAACGGTACGGAGAGAAGCTGGGACTTCGATCTGTCGCAGGATTAGCTGGTCTGCTCCATGACTTAGGCAAGTACAGCGATTCATTCCAATCCTATATTCAGACCGCGGCTTTTCATCCTGAAGATTCTAATTATCGACGAGGAGAAGTTGACCACTCCACCGCTGGGGGAAAACTACTATTCTCCTTGCTTCACCATGAAGAGACTTCCTTCCATGAGAAACTGCTTGCCGAGATCGTTTCTAACGCTATCATTTCCCACCATTCGAATCTGCAGGACTATATTTCTCCGAATATGGATTCGGATTTCTTAAGAAGAGTGCGAGACAAAGAGTTGCCAGAATATGAGCAGGCGGTTGAACGTTTTTTTGAGGACACAATTTCTAGAGAAGAATTGTCTGACTATATCTCTGCAGCTGTGGATGAATTGCGTCAGTATACTGCTTATAGTCCGGAGCAATGTTTCTTCCTAAGCAAGTTCATCTTTAGCTGCCTGATCGACGCCGATCGGACGGATACTAGAAGATTTGAAGAACAGAGAGAGGCAGAGGGGAAGGACGAAGAAGGATCATCTCATGAGTATACTCAACAGACCTTTCTGTTCGAACGATATTATCATCGCTTGCTGGATCACCTGGCAGCTCTTAAGGACAACAACCAGGCCAAAGGAACGATCAACGAACTGAGAGCACAGATGTCGGATGCGTGTGATGAATTCGCTTCCAAACCTTCCGGCATCTATACTTTGTCCATCCCAACAGGCGGTGGCAAGACCTTTGCCAGCCTTCGTTATGCCCTTAAACATGCCCTGGAATTCAAGAAACACAGGATCATATACGTGGTTCCTTACACCACGATCATCGAACAGAATGCTCAAGAAGTACGTCAGATCTTAGCAGATGATGAACATATCTTGGAACACCACTCGAACATCATCGAAGATAATACGCTGCACATAGAACAAGGCGACGAAGCCGATGACGGGCTCATTACCCAGCGAGAGAGATTGAAGCTCGCTCGAGATAACTGGGACAGTCCAATCATATTCACAACTTTAGTACAGTTTCTGAATGTATTTTACGCTAAGGGGAATCGCAATACGCGCCGGCTGCATAATCTAAGCCATTCAGTGATTATATTTGACGAAGTACAGAAAGTCCCCGTACATTGCATTTCCCTGTTTAATGAGGCGTTGAATTTCTTGAAGCAAACCGCCCATTGCAGCATACTGCTTTGCACGGCCACCCAGCCGACCTTGGAACGCGTAAAGCATAGTCTTCTGAAAGATCGAGATGGCGAGATTGTCTCCGATTTGGAGTTTGTTTCCAAGGCTTTTAAACGGGTAGAGCTGGTGGATCGGATAGACAAGCCTATGACAAATGAACAATTAGCCGCTTGGATTCAGACGGAGATCGAAGAGTGGGGCAGTACGCTTGTTATCCTGAATACGAAGAAGGTCGTGAAAGATCTCTATCTCCTATTAAAAGAAACATCGATCCCGGTTTATCATCTAAGCACTTCTATGTGTGCATCCCACCGGAAGGATCAGCTGAAGGAAATCCGAGAGATGTTGAATCGAAAGATTCCATTTGTATGCGTTACCACTCAGTTAATCGAAGCCGGTGTCGATGTCAGTTTTCGCTGCGTGATTCGCTCTCTGGCTGGTTTGGACTCTATTGCGCAGGCAGCTGGACGATGCAATCGGCACGGAGAAGAGTTATCTCGCAACGTATATATCATTCGTCATGCGGAGGAGAAACTGAAGAGCCTTAAGGAGATTGAGATCGGCGGGAGTATCTCAGCGAGTCTGATCGGAATATTCAACAAAAAAGCTGAGAGGTATGGAGGAAGTCTACTCTTTCAGCGTGCGATGGAAGATTATTTTACCCATTTCTACAGGAAGATGGAATCGTCCCTTAATTATTATGTTCCCGAAGTGAACAATGAGATGACTAAGCTGCTTATGTCTCATCCTAAAGAGAACAGCTATATTAATCATTACTATAGGAAAACCGGAAAGCCGTTTCCTTTATGTTTGTGCGGCAGTTATCGAACAGCGGCAGAACATTTTCAGGTGATTGATGAGCCGACTACTTCGGTTATTGTCCCCTATCATCGAGGACGAGAGATCATCGCCCAACTGAACAGCATTGAATGGATCGAGGATTTGAACCAGCTGCTGAAGGAGGCGCAGCACTATATTGTTAATCTCTATCCGCAGGAATGGAGGATCCTCAGACAGGAAGGGGCGATTGTCGAACACCTGGATGGGATGATCTATGAGCTGAGAGAGAATTGGTACAGCAAGGAATATGGTGTTGATCTTATGGGAGAGGGGGAGTTGGAATTCATCAGTTGGTAGCAGCCGATACCGCTTACTTCAAAGGAGGTGAACACAATCATGCGCAACGAAGTGCAATTCGAAGTGTACGGCGATTATGCCCTGTTTACAGATCCTCTCACTAAAATTGGAGGTGAGAAATTATCTTACAGTGTCCCTACATACCAAGCCCTAAAAGGCATATTGGAGTCCATCTATTGGAAACCGACCATCATGTATATCATCGATGAAGTTCGTGTGATGAACCCTATTCAGATGGAATCCAAGGGCGTTAGGCCGCTCAAGTACAATACTGGTGAGAATGACTTAGCGAACTATACGTATCTAAGGAATGTTCGCTATCAGGTAAGGGCGCATTTTATTTTTAATCCCCATCGACCGGATCTGGCACATGACCGTATTGAAGGAAAGCATTACAGCATCCTGCAGCGGTCGCTGAAAGCAGGCGGACGCAGAGACATCTACCTTGGGACGCGTGAATGTCAGGGATACGTAGAACCCTGTGAATTTGGCAGCGGTGAAGGCTATTACGACGATGATGACCGTGTACATTACTTGGGCACGATGGTGCATGGATTCAACTATCCCGATGAGACGGGAGAGGACGAGCTCTCTGTGCGTCTATGGTCGGTTGAGATGGTAAGGGGCTATATCAAGTTTCCAAGACCTAAGGAGTGCAAGATTGTTCGCCCGATAAGGAAGATGCAAGCTAAGCGATTCCATGAAGGAAATGTCCAATCAGTCGATCAACTCTACCTTGATTTGGGGCTTGATTGAGGATACAGGGGTGCTTCAATCCAGTCATAGAGCAACAGGATAACTTCTTAGGAGGTGAGAAGGATGAGTTGGCTGCTTCACCTATATGAAACATATGAAGCCAATTTGGATCAAGTCGGCAAGGTTGTGAAGAAGCAGGATGATCGGGAATATACACTGCTTCCGATTTCACATACCACCCAGACAGCCCACATCGAAGTTACTGTCGATGAGGATGGAGACTTTCTGGATGCGAGGGCGTTGGATAAAGAAAACACGGTCATCCCTTGCACAGAAGAATCTGCGAATCGTACCAGCAATACTGTTCCCTATCCGCTTCACGATACTCTTTTGTATGTAGCAGGTGACTTTGTTAAATATAGCGGTAAGGTGGTCAAAAAAACAAAAAATTCACAAGAAAAACCCTTTGACATGTATATTCGCAATTTAGCGGATTGGGCCAATTCCCCGCACGCGACGCCCAAGGTGAAAGCGATCTATGCTTATCTGAGCAAAGGTCGCTTGATCGAGGATTTGGTGAATGCCGGCGTGATCTTACTGGATGATAACGGACACATGATCGAGAAATGGGATAAGAAATATGAGGAACGTTACGGGGAAAAACCGCCCATTTTCTCGTGCGGCGTAAGTGAGATCTATAAATCCTTTGTTCGTTTCAATGTCTTCATGCCCGACTCACCAGAGGATGTTTGGAAAGACCCGGATATGTATAACTCGTTTATTGCGTATTATCATGAGAAGCTTGGAGATCAAGATGTTTGTTATGTAACAGGAAAGAGGCTTCCCAGCACAGAACGTCATGCGGATAAGATTCGACATGCCGGAGATAAGGCTAAATTAATCTCTGCAAATGACACTTCGGGATTTACCTTTCGGGGACGTTTTTTGACCAGTAAGGAAGCTGTGTCGATCAGCTATGACGTTTCGCAAAAAGCACATAATGCGTTGAAATGGTTAATTCAACGTCAAGCCAAATCAATCCACAACCGAATCTTCCTGGTCTGGAGCAAGGATGACAGTCCAGTTCCTCATCCTAACGACGATGCAGTGGACTATATGATGCAGACGGGACGAGAAATAGAAAGGGAACCCGAAACGGGGCAGCTCTTCGCAGCCGAAGTCAGCAAAGCCATCGACGGCTATCGCCATGATCTAACATATCAGTCTGATGTCAACATACTCATCTTAGATTCGGCAACAACAGGTAGAATGGCTGTCTTATATTATCGACACCTTGATAAGGATCTGTATTTAAATCGACTTAAACAGTGGCATACATCTTGTGCTTGGGAACATAAGTACCGAAAATATAACAATCAATGGGTTACCTTCTACGGTGCTCCTGCAACGAAGGATATTGCCTTCGCTGCATATGGTCCGCGAGCCAGTGACAAAGTGGTTAAAGGCTTAGTGGAACGGCTTATGCCTTGTATCGTGGATCTTCGTTCACTTCCTATAGATATCGTCAGGAGTGCCTTCTATCGAGCTTCTAATCCGGTATCGATGGAAGTGTGGGAATGGGAAAAGACATTAAGCATCACCTGTGCACTGATCAGAAAGTCATTATTGGACAAAAAGGAGGAATGGCATGTGGCGTTGGATACAGAATCCAGAGATCGCAGTTATCTGTTTGGCCGTTTATTAGCCGTGGCTGATGTGCTTGAGCGAAGAGCTCTCGGCAAAGAAGAGACCAGAGCGACCAACGCGATCCGTTATATGAACTCATTTGCCCAGAGTCCAAGCCGAACTTGGAAGACGATTCAAGCGAGTTTGCAGCCGTATCAAGCCAAGTTAGGAACGAAAGCAGCGTATCTGTCCAGACTCATCGATGAGATCGCGGATCAGATGGATATCCAAGATTTTAACAATAAACCTTTGGACGAAAAGTATCTATTAGGTTTCTACAGCCAGCGTCGTGAACTGTATAAGAAAAATAATGAGCAAGAGGAGGAGACGAACGAATGAGCACTTTGGATCATAAGATTGATTTTGCGGTTGTTTTGTCCGTTACGAAGGCGAATCCGAATGGGGATCCTTTAAACGGGAATCGTCCGCGTCAGAATTATGACGGTTACGGTGAAATATCTGACGTAGCAATTAAAAGAAAGATTAGAAACCGTTTGCAAGATATGGGGGAGAAGATCTTCGTACAATCTGACGATCGGAGGACGGATTCCTATAACAGTTTGCGGGAGCGTGCAGAGGCACATCCAGAATTAGCAAAGATGTTGAAGGCCAAAAATACTTCCGTTGAGGAATTTACTAAGATTGCTTGTAAAGAATGGATTGATGTTCGCAGCTTTGGACAAGTATTTGCATTTAAGACGAACTCAGTTTCTATTGGAATTCGCGGTCCTGTTTCGATTCATGCAGCGACGAGTATCGATCCGATTGATATCGTAAGCATACAGATCACTAAGAGTGTGAACTCGGAGCCAAAAGAAACACGTAGTTCAGATACGATGGGCATGAAGCATCGGGTGGATTTCGGTTTGTACGTATTCAAGGGCAGCATCAATACACAACTAGCGGAGAAGACCGGATTTACAAACGAGGATGCGGAGAAAATTAAACAGGCTTTGATGACTCTCTTCGAAAATGACAGTTCTTCCGCTCGTCCTGAAGGCAGCATGGAAGTACATAAGGTCTATTGGTGGAAGCACAATTCGAAGTTGGGGCAATATTCCTCTGCTAAGGTGCACCGCTCCTTGAAGATCAAATCGCTGACAGAGCAGCCAAGAAGTTTTGAAGATTATGAGATTAGCCTGGAGCAGCTGGATGGGCTGCAGGTTGAGGTGATCGATGGGATCTAAAGAAGAGGATCGCTATCTGATGTTGTCAGGGCTCCAACATTTCCTATTCTGCAAGCGGCAGTGGGCCCTGATTCACATCGAACAGCAATGGGAGGAGAATGCTCTCACGGTAGAGGGGCAGCACCTCCATCACAAAGCGCATCAAGCCTTGCTGCGAGAGAAGCGGGGGAACAAACTTATCGTACGAGGGATGCCGGTTCGCTCTCATGAATTACAGCTTACCGGGGTATGCGATGTCGTAGAGTTTCATTTGGATCCCGAAGGAGTAGAGCTGGTTGGCGAAGAGGGAAGATACAAGGCCTATCCCATTGAGTATAAGCGCGGGAGGCCGAAGAAAGGACTGGAAGATGTTATCCAATTAGTTGCACAGGCGATCTGTTTGGAGGAAATGTTAGCCTGTCGGATTGATAAGGGGTACTTGTACTATGAACAAATCAAACATCGTGTCGAAGTACCGATCACCGAAACCCTTCGCGAAACGGTTCAACTTATGGCTAAGGAGATGCACCATTATTTTGATAAGCGTTACACCCCTAAGGTGAAAACCGGCCCCTTCTGCAACAATTGCTCTCTGAAGAATATCTGTCTGCCGAAGCTTATGAACAAGCGTTCCGTCAAAAGTTATATTGAAGGGAGGCTGAGTGAATAAGTGAGGAAACTGTTGAATACTTTGTATGTCACTCAGCCCGATGCTTATCTATCCCTTGATGGAGATAATATCGTATTGTTAAAAGATCAGCAGGCTCTGGGCCGCTTGCCTCTGCACAATCTGGAATCCATCATCACTTTTGGATATACAGGGGCAAGTCCTGCACTGATGGGATATTGTGCTGAACGGAATATTTCGATTACGTTCCTTACAGCGAGCGGGAGGTTTCTTGCTAGAGTAATCGGGCAAAGCAGGGGCAACGTAACGCTCCGCAAGGCCCAGTACCGCATCTCTGATCAAGAGCGAGAATCCGCTTTGATCGCGCGCAACTTTATTATAGGTAAGATCTATAATCACAAATGGATGCTCGAACGAATGACGCGTGACTATCCTCTCCGTGTAGATGTTGAACGTTTCAAATCCATCTCTCATCAGCTTGATGAGTATCTGTATGAAGCTCGCAGTTGTGAGAACTTAGAGACATTACGCGGTTTGGAAGGTCAGGCAGCATGGCATTATTACCAGGTCTTTGATGATATGATCCTGCAACAGAAGGAAAGTTTCACTTTTCACGGACGGAGCAGAAGGCCGCCCAGGGATCATGTGAATGCGATGCTGTCATTTGCGTATATCCTTCTGACTCATGATATGGCAGCTGCTCTTGAGTCCGTTGGTCTAGATGCTTATGTTGGTTTCTTGCACAGGGACCGTCCGGGAAGAGTATCTCTGGCCCTAGATATGATAGAAGAACTGCGTGGAATCTATGCGGATCGTTTCGTGCTTTCTTTAATTAACCGCAAAGAAGTGACGCCGAATGGTTTTTATCAGAAGGAGAATGGTGCGGTCTTGATGACCGATGAAACCAGGAAGTTGTTCTTGAAAGCTTGGCAAGCGAAGAAACAGGAGATGATCACGCACCCTTTTCTTGGAGAGAAGATTCCCTGGGGACTGGTTCCATATGTTCAGGCATTGCTGCTTGCAAGATATCTTAGAGGCGATCTGGATGAGTATCCGCCATTTCTATGGAAGTAGATGAGGGCAGGTGATGGAGTGTGTTGGTGCTGATTACGTATGACGTGCAAACTTCCAGCCCAGATGGAGCCAGGAGACTGAGAAGAGTGGCGAAGGTTTGTCAGAATTATGGGCAGCGCGTACAGCATTCGGTCTTTGAATGCATTGTTGACGCAGCACAGTTAACTAAGCTAAAGCTAGAACTTATGGAATTGATCGATCATGAAAAGGATAGCTTACGAATCTATCGATTAGGGAACAAGTATCGAAACAAAGTGGAACATATCGGTGCGAAACCTGCTTTGGATCTGGAAGGCACCTTGATCTTCTAATGGTGCGAACCCCAAGTGCACATGAAATCCCCGGGAGGTTCGCACCCCGCGCCGCTGTAGGGTTTGTGGCTTTTTTGATATAAAATCAAAGGAAAATATGGTATCCTAAAAAGGGGTTCGCACTTTCGGGTCCGAAAGGCCTTGTTGGACAAGGACTCTCAGATCCGGCTGTCGCACTCCGTATGGAGTGCGTGGATTGAAATGCATCATTTGACGATCACTTCCAATCCGTTGCCCGTCGCACTCCGTATGGAGTGCGTGGATTGAAATGCTTGTCCATTGCTCGAAGCTTTGCTGCGTTTTGTCGCACTCCGTATGGAGTGCGTGGATTGAAATATCACTGTCTTTTTCATTCGTCCATATGGTAGTGTCGCACTCCGTATGGAGTGCGTGGATTGAAATAGATGATAATAAACGTTGCTTATCGAAATCCCTAGGAGTCGCACTCCGTATGGAGTGCGTGGATTGAAATCTTGTCGAACAGAACTTGTCTGCCTTTCTGAATAGTCGCACTCCGTATGGAGTGCGTGGATTGAAATAGATACTGCTGACCGCGCTTTTCAGCTTCTTCGAGCTGTCGCACTCCGTATGGAGTGCGTGGATTGAAATTCGATGAATCGTTGGAGCGAACATGTAAACAACGTCGCACTCCGTATGGAGTGCGTGGATTGAAATGACATGTCGCGAATTCCTTGCTCCAGCTGAGCAAGTCGCACTCCGTATGGAGTGCGTGGATTGAAATAGATGATAATAAACGTTGCTTATCGAAATCCCTAGGAGTCGCACTCCGTATGGAGTGCGTGGATTGAAATCAGATTTAGAAAGTCTGAAAGCAAAGGACATGGAAGTCGCACTCCGTATGGAGTGCGTGGATTGAAATCCCCGACTGATGGAGGATAAGGGTGCGGATCGTCAGTCGCACTCCGTATGGAGTGCGTGGATTGAAATAAAAAGATCAGCAAGCATAACGAGCCGGCATTCCGTCGCACTCCGTATGGAGTGCGTGGATTGAAATATTAGTGCCGTCATCAAGTGGATCTTTCCGAGTTCGGTCGCACTCCGTATGGAGTGCGTGGATTGAAATTTTGATCCACTCCACGGTCTTAGGTACCGCATAGAGTCGCACTCCGTATGGAGTGCGTGGATTGAAATCCAACGGTCAGATAAATGATCGGCTTCATAATCAGTCGCACTCCGTATGGAGTGCGTGGATTGAAATATTTTCCGATACAACATTGCTGGTACGGAATTTCTAGTCGCACTCCGTATGGAGTGCGTGGATTGAATATAATGCCGAAATGGAAGAAACATACAAACCCCCATCCCATTCACCACAAAAAAATCCCCGCGAACAGGATGCTTTGATATCGCGGAGATTTTACGTTCCGTTATTTTTTACTTCGTTTCTCTTTTTTTGCTTGAAGCAATAACGATCTGCAAATTTCAACTATAATCAATGCTATTGTGAGAGTAATTTGCACCATATATGCGTCCCCAAAAAGCTTGAGATTATGATAGACAAACATTCCCCTTTCAAGAACTTGCTGCTACTGAACAGATGAAACGAAATAAAGCAGCCCCCCAACATCTGTCGAGGGGCTTTATTATGTATGTACGAAGCATGACAACTTATGATGGTGTTCGGTGCGTAATGGCGATCTTGCCATTCCAACACAAACCTCAGCAGAGCGAACTGCCTTGTCGCAGGACAGGCGGTTCCGTCCGCTGAGGTATTTTTTGCGCATATATAAGCAGGCTGTCTCCTTCTCAATGCCTCCGCCGTTTGGCGTATTGCGTGGGGGTTTCATTCATGATCTTCTTGAACACCTTGCTGAAATAGTTAAGGTCGTTGAAGCCGACCATAAAGGCGA includes these proteins:
- the cas3 gene encoding CRISPR-associated helicase Cas3', coding for MTVVYIAHVREYDKAIQSVRDHLIGVCHLAERYGEKLGLRSVAGLAGLLHDLGKYSDSFQSYIQTAAFHPEDSNYRRGEVDHSTAGGKLLFSLLHHEETSFHEKLLAEIVSNAIISHHSNLQDYISPNMDSDFLRRVRDKELPEYEQAVERFFEDTISREELSDYISAAVDELRQYTAYSPEQCFFLSKFIFSCLIDADRTDTRRFEEQREAEGKDEEGSSHEYTQQTFLFERYYHRLLDHLAALKDNNQAKGTINELRAQMSDACDEFASKPSGIYTLSIPTGGGKTFASLRYALKHALEFKKHRIIYVVPYTTIIEQNAQEVRQILADDEHILEHHSNIIEDNTLHIEQGDEADDGLITQRERLKLARDNWDSPIIFTTLVQFLNVFYAKGNRNTRRLHNLSHSVIIFDEVQKVPVHCISLFNEALNFLKQTAHCSILLCTATQPTLERVKHSLLKDRDGEIVSDLEFVSKAFKRVELVDRIDKPMTNEQLAAWIQTEIEEWGSTLVILNTKKVVKDLYLLLKETSIPVYHLSTSMCASHRKDQLKEIREMLNRKIPFVCVTTQLIEAGVDVSFRCVIRSLAGLDSIAQAAGRCNRHGEELSRNVYIIRHAEEKLKSLKEIEIGGSISASLIGIFNKKAERYGGSLLFQRAMEDYFTHFYRKMESSLNYYVPEVNNEMTKLLMSHPKENSYINHYYRKTGKPFPLCLCGSYRTAAEHFQVIDEPTTSVIVPYHRGREIIAQLNSIEWIEDLNQLLKEAQHYIVNLYPQEWRILRQEGAIVEHLDGMIYELRENWYSKEYGVDLMGEGELEFISW
- the cas5c gene encoding type I-C CRISPR-associated protein Cas5c translates to MRNEVQFEVYGDYALFTDPLTKIGGEKLSYSVPTYQALKGILESIYWKPTIMYIIDEVRVMNPIQMESKGVRPLKYNTGENDLANYTYLRNVRYQVRAHFIFNPHRPDLAHDRIEGKHYSILQRSLKAGGRRDIYLGTRECQGYVEPCEFGSGEGYYDDDDRVHYLGTMVHGFNYPDETGEDELSVRLWSVEMVRGYIKFPRPKECKIVRPIRKMQAKRFHEGNVQSVDQLYLDLGLD
- the cas8c gene encoding type I-C CRISPR-associated protein Cas8c/Csd1, yielding MSWLLHLYETYEANLDQVGKVVKKQDDREYTLLPISHTTQTAHIEVTVDEDGDFLDARALDKENTVIPCTEESANRTSNTVPYPLHDTLLYVAGDFVKYSGKVVKKTKNSQEKPFDMYIRNLADWANSPHATPKVKAIYAYLSKGRLIEDLVNAGVILLDDNGHMIEKWDKKYEERYGEKPPIFSCGVSEIYKSFVRFNVFMPDSPEDVWKDPDMYNSFIAYYHEKLGDQDVCYVTGKRLPSTERHADKIRHAGDKAKLISANDTSGFTFRGRFLTSKEAVSISYDVSQKAHNALKWLIQRQAKSIHNRIFLVWSKDDSPVPHPNDDAVDYMMQTGREIEREPETGQLFAAEVSKAIDGYRHDLTYQSDVNILILDSATTGRMAVLYYRHLDKDLYLNRLKQWHTSCAWEHKYRKYNNQWVTFYGAPATKDIAFAAYGPRASDKVVKGLVERLMPCIVDLRSLPIDIVRSAFYRASNPVSMEVWEWEKTLSITCALIRKSLLDKKEEWHVALDTESRDRSYLFGRLLAVADVLERRALGKEETRATNAIRYMNSFAQSPSRTWKTIQASLQPYQAKLGTKAAYLSRLIDEIADQMDIQDFNNKPLDEKYLLGFYSQRRELYKKNNEQEEETNE
- the cas7c gene encoding type I-C CRISPR-associated protein Cas7/Csd2, with translation MSTLDHKIDFAVVLSVTKANPNGDPLNGNRPRQNYDGYGEISDVAIKRKIRNRLQDMGEKIFVQSDDRRTDSYNSLRERAEAHPELAKMLKAKNTSVEEFTKIACKEWIDVRSFGQVFAFKTNSVSIGIRGPVSIHAATSIDPIDIVSIQITKSVNSEPKETRSSDTMGMKHRVDFGLYVFKGSINTQLAEKTGFTNEDAEKIKQALMTLFENDSSSARPEGSMEVHKVYWWKHNSKLGQYSSAKVHRSLKIKSLTEQPRSFEDYEISLEQLDGLQVEVIDGI
- the cas4 gene encoding CRISPR-associated protein Cas4; this translates as MGSKEEDRYLMLSGLQHFLFCKRQWALIHIEQQWEENALTVEGQHLHHKAHQALLREKRGNKLIVRGMPVRSHELQLTGVCDVVEFHLDPEGVELVGEEGRYKAYPIEYKRGRPKKGLEDVIQLVAQAICLEEMLACRIDKGYLYYEQIKHRVEVPITETLRETVQLMAKEMHHYFDKRYTPKVKTGPFCNNCSLKNICLPKLMNKRSVKSYIEGRLSE
- the cas1c gene encoding type I-C CRISPR-associated endonuclease Cas1c is translated as MRKLLNTLYVTQPDAYLSLDGDNIVLLKDQQALGRLPLHNLESIITFGYTGASPALMGYCAERNISITFLTASGRFLARVIGQSRGNVTLRKAQYRISDQERESALIARNFIIGKIYNHKWMLERMTRDYPLRVDVERFKSISHQLDEYLYEARSCENLETLRGLEGQAAWHYYQVFDDMILQQKESFTFHGRSRRPPRDHVNAMLSFAYILLTHDMAAALESVGLDAYVGFLHRDRPGRVSLALDMIEELRGIYADRFVLSLINRKEVTPNGFYQKENGAVLMTDETRKLFLKAWQAKKQEMITHPFLGEKIPWGLVPYVQALLLARYLRGDLDEYPPFLWK
- the cas2 gene encoding CRISPR-associated endonuclease Cas2, encoding MLVLITYDVQTSSPDGARRLRRVAKVCQNYGQRVQHSVFECIVDAAQLTKLKLELMELIDHEKDSLRIYRLGNKYRNKVEHIGAKPALDLEGTLIF